The segment AGGAAAAGATTTTTTAATCAACTATGGAAATAACAAGCAAAACTAATCCAAAAGTGAAATTTATCCGAAAATTACAAAATAAAAAGTTTCGTCAAGAAAGCTCTAATTTTGTAATTGAAGGTGAGCATTTAATTAAAGAAGCTTTAGATTCAAATTTAATTATTGAAATTTTTGAAAACATTGATTCAAAAGAGTTTCTTTTTGATGGTTCTACCAAAGTAACACGTGAAATTATTGAATCTATACTTCCTTCTAAAAATCCTCAAAATTGCTTTGCTCTTTGTAAATTTAAACCTGAGCAAAAACTAGGACAAAAAGTCATTGTTTTAAATAACTTACAAGATCCAGGAAATGTAGGAACAATTATCAGGTTAGCTAAAGCTTTTGACTTTGATTCGGTAATTGTTGAAAATTTAGATTTTTACAACGATAAAGTTTTGCGTTCTTCACAAGGTGCTTTTTTTAGTGTTAATCTAATAGCTACTAAAAATGCAAATCAGACAATGAACCTTTTAAGAGAAAAAGGATACAAAATTTATCACACTCTTTTAGATAAAAATGCGCTTCCTTTAAATAATGTCAGTTTTGAAAGCGAAAAACTTGCAATTATTTTTGGAAATGAAGGAAATGGAATTGATCCATCTTTAGTATCTCAAGACGATACTAAAGTTTATGTTCCAATTAGTTTTGAAAGCTTAAATGTTGCTTGTTGCGCTGCAATTGTACTTAATAAAGTAAGGAATGGATAAATATGAAAGAAAAAGAAATACTGCAATTAGGTTTACAGCAACTATCTGAAATTTCTTTTACTAAATCAGTTAAT is part of the Mycoplasmopsis gallinacea genome and harbors:
- a CDS encoding TrmH family RNA methyltransferase; this encodes MEITSKTNPKVKFIRKLQNKKFRQESSNFVIEGEHLIKEALDSNLIIEIFENIDSKEFLFDGSTKVTREIIESILPSKNPQNCFALCKFKPEQKLGQKVIVLNNLQDPGNVGTIIRLAKAFDFDSVIVENLDFYNDKVLRSSQGAFFSVNLIATKNANQTMNLLREKGYKIYHTLLDKNALPLNNVSFESEKLAIIFGNEGNGIDPSLVSQDDTKVYVPISFESLNVACCAAIVLNKVRNG